AAGTTTCGATCTATGCTTGACATGAAGGTTCAACAAGCTGCAGTATACAGCGAGTAACTTGTGCTTTCCTCGTTTCGCTCCCAGAGGATTTACAACTTCAATTTCGTCTGTATAAAACAAAAGAAGTATTGTGTGTGTTCTGCTTTCTGGAATCACATCTTGATGGTGCTCTCTGTACACCGCACCATCAGTATAGTCTTTATACACAGACGGCGTCGTGTtctcacgctttggtgttttcaaGTGGGCTGCAATGTCGGGGATTTCACAAAGTGCACTGAGCAGCTTGGGCAAACGTACATAATGGTACTTTGCTGTGCCGTCCAAAAGCTGTTCCTCAGGAGGAACAAAAGGAAAATTCGCTTCCACATATTGCTCACGCCTGTACTTGTTCTTTAAGTCACTAAAGAGGTCAGACATAAATGAGCAGCTTAGCAATTGTTGTAgtgctgttgtgtttgtttttgctgcacGTTCAACCTCCTTGCCATAGGCCTTCAGCACCAGCTCAAACACCAGCTGCAATTCAGAAAACACCTTCTCAGCCGCTGTGTGTGGCAAGCTGTGctcttcagtgaaaaagaaaaagaagttgcACAGGGTCGATTTTGCCTGGTCCAAAAAGCTGCTAAATCTGTCTTGTtggactgttgtcttctgagctgAACAAACATTCGCCGAAGGTCGTTCTTTCTGGCGGTGACCGCTACCATAGTCCGCTGTGTCAGCCCAGTCCATTTCATGTGGGACAGGCTCGTCGTCGTCCAGTTCTGAATTTTCTCTGTTTGCTTTCTCGGTGCATCCGTGTCTCAAAGTGCTGCCGTTTTCTTCAAGCACATCTCGGTGGCGGCGATATAGATGCGATCTGTAGGATGAAAAATTCGAGTACGTGTTCGCGCAGCCTCCTATGCCGCAGAAAACATTTAAGTTTGGCTCTGCACTGTGAACTAATCCAATGTGCGTGACAACTTTCGTCAGCTGGAACGAAAAGAATGGGCACCTCGGGCAGTACTTCGCGTCCATCGTTGTAGTCGCAAGCCAAAAGACCGCAAAGAGACCCCGCAAACGCGGTGTGCCAATTGCCAGAAAGCCGTAGTTCCTGCATATACATCGGAATCACATCGCATTAGGCGCAGTTGCCACCAACGGCCAGGGACACGAATAGACACGAACAGCCTCCTAGCGATAAAGCCGCTATgcatgtttgttgttgttttgccctTTCATCATAATAATCAAATTCACTAGGTGCTAGAGCACCTAAGTCGCATTTAGTATAACTAAGTATATTTGGTGtaattttattttgcaataaccTTAGCAATTGGAGTGTCACGTTGTGCAAACTAAgctggccaagccaagccaagtcaCCACAGTGCTCAGCCAAATTGAGAAGGGCGCATACTGCCAGTTGCTGCACGTGCTCGAGGAACTCTACTTCGCGTCTCACTCAGCAACGTTCATTAATTTCGCAGTAGTACATATACGTACGTCACCATGACGAGCAAGTGCCTAGTAACGTTCCGGGAAAGGAATTTTGTTTTGCCCTTTGATGGGACGCTTACACGGCGCGGGCTGGTTGAGCGCGTGGGAGACCATGAGCTGTTCCGCGGCATCGACGTTGCCACCCTCATCTTCACGGTGAGTAATTGTGTAAACTTATCTACGTGGTAGCTCCGTGACAAGTCAGTTGCCGTTCTCGGGTTCTTTTGGGGACTGGTGCTTGTAGGCAGGTGCTTATTACATCCACGCGTGTAAATGTGTGTACCTTACTTATGCCTCGCGCTTTTGTCCACAGTGAATTACGTAGTGCGTTGACAGTTTGCGTGTAATGTAAAGTTTAAAGCAATATCTCGGCATGCATGTGCTTCCCTATGCGTCATGCTCTAAAAATCTCCCTTTCCATAAGGATCTCGTGTCACAACAAAGGTCGGCGAATATTAAAAATGCACACCGGAGCGCGCCGCTTAACACTAAGGCAGCTGTATAGAGCATTTTTCACATATTAATGCTTTATTTCAGTCGCGAGGTACaggcctgtctagagcgctggagcggtgtagtgcGGAGCAAAGTGAAATCTTCACTCAACCGCTGTCAATGCTGCTTCGCACCAGCGCAAGCATTATCTCTACGACCAAATACCAGCGTGAAAATTCCACTTATTTAGTGCGATATGCAGGCATTCCTGTGCTCtagacagacgtgctgacgactgcaCTCGAAATACCCGAGGTAGAGGGAAGTGTTGCTGGTGTTGCAGTATTTTATGGTCGTTGCTCTTCTAAATTGACAGGTCCTGAATTGAGTGCGTAGCCCGTTGATTGAGGTCTCGTAATGCGATGCAGCAAGCATGCCAACATTCTCCGGAAAATAATGTGACACACTCATTTTGAATAGTTTAACTTTACATGGTTAGCTATTTTAGTATCATTCTCGTGTTTCCACAGATGTTCGAAGAAGATTTTAATGTCTTTGTTGACATACCTGAAGACTTTGAAATTCGGGACAGGGCAAAACTCAAAGTCTCCGAGGATTGCCAGGTTCGGTGAGTACATTTTCTTACCAGTATTAACCAttattttgtatatttcaaatAATGCTGGAGGAGCATCATGCAGCAAGGAGGAGTGTCCAATTTATGTCTTCCACTGCAATCAATGGCAATCATAGTAGAAATGTATGGAAATGTTGGCCACAGTCTGTGCTCACTGTGTAGTATgctcttctcttcttttcttattttaacCTGGCACTTTAGGATTGCGGATGTTCTTGACGAGCCCCAGCAAGCGGAGCAATCCCGTGTCACTGCCACATACAGCCTCACATACAGCCTGCCAGCTGTACCAAACGACATCAAATTCAGTATAGAGCGCCACCAAAGTGGACAATACTTCAGAGCACGGAGCAGAGTTGTCCAATGGCTCTATCATGACCTCTGCTTATACACCATGTAAGTTATTTGCAAGACTTTTGGACCATGTAGGGCAATGTGGAGATAACTTGGGCTACAAACTTGCGTGGCCATAAGCCATTTTAACGAGAAAGCATGAAGGAGCTCGTGGCGCAGAAAATCCTGTGTCGGCATTAGTAGACATGAGCAAGAAATTTGAATTTGTTGAAAAGGTGGCTATGTCACACATAGAGCGACGGACTTGAAAAGTGAATGAAattagaaaactggtgattaGAAGGTTGCAATGTGCCTGGAACATCATTAGGCCATCCAGACATATAAACTGATCCATCGTATAAAAACCAGCGCTTACAAACACGGACAGAGgacgaaacgaactgaaggcTTTTCAGTTTGTTTCGTCTCGTCCTTTGTCTGTGTTTGTAAGCGCTGGTTTGTATTTGGTGGATCATCGCCaaatcgcccaatcctcagttctgcaTATGAAGTGGATGAGTTGCCCCGAAAGGAAAATTGCGGTTAGTTGAGAATCGAATCCGtgacccttgggttgcgagtcatACATGCTATTGGTATGTCATGTAGGAATGTTCAAAGGACTTGGTTAAAGAGGGCTGTAAATGTGTGTGGTTTAGTTTTTCACATATTGATTGTGAGAGAGCAAGCAATGTCCTTGCTTATGTGAGCAAGGGGAACTGCTGTCACGTCGTAaacttaaaggcagagcttatgTGTCCTCCCACGTCTTGCACCTAAGACACTGACTGCATCTGAAACTAAAATGTCTATGTGAGCCTACAAAAGAACATCCTCACTGTGTACTGCCTTACACGTTTGTCTTAACTGTGCTAGGTACCCTGGCAAGCTGTACAATGAGGCTGCGCAAGCTCTGGTGTCCAGGTACCCAAACCTGGCTGACTCATCTGGCACCGGCTATGTAAGTAGGCAGCTGAAGCCCTTCAAACTAATCTTGTAGGGACAGCAGACTTTCTTAAATTAACAGGGCGGCCTAGGTGTTCTGAGTATAATAATAATGTCTTCTCTATTTATCAGTGGTAGCCGTACCATTTTCAATGACTCTGTTTTGGGCGCCACTGATAGTCATTCACACCACAGTGCATGCTGCTGGCATGGCTGGCTGATTCTCTTTCATAAAATActatctcacaaaaaaaaatgggataaaaaattgTTCAGATATTTCCTGTGGTACGTCGCTAGTGAGCAGGTCCTCTTTCCCTCTTGCTGCAGTAGCGGGGCAGTcatgagtaatacttgttggggggctagttggtgcatgtttccagaagatggttgtagcgccgaaaaagacagcaaatttggcacacaatttgaagcatgtggcaacaaaatataaggttcctgtggttttttttaccccaaagaaactggctggcttgtgcgttaaaactgatcccaacaaggtaaacaagactgattgtaaaaagaagcatgcagctccgcttgttaaatgtgccgtgggagtcgtatatcagattcctctcacaTGCGGAAAGCACATTGGACAACCCGGCCGCTGTAATAACGACCAATTAGTGgaacataatcgggatttacaaaatgCACTGGTTCTCATCTGCCAGATCATTAtaaagcctgcagagaagaaaggaagattaagtgtgtggcaaggctgaaagaagcaaaggttttaaacaagtaaggaccagacagcccgtgaTCTGTTGCCggccttctatattaaaagaaactgtagcgattgtgttagtgccccatctATCTCCATTTAaaagaatgaaactgcttttttagatacacgggCGTGAGATATGTGTGTGCCTAACCTATCTTTTATCCAGtttttttgtaaaaccctcgcgcgcatgtgtggttcttgctacccatcttgatttgtccttatattcattcgcattcgcggtgaataaatagttggaagttgtGCCTGTCCCGTcttgcttgctatgtgttgtctttttcggtgcTACAGCCGTCTTCTGGAGGTAGTCATGAAGACTGTCGAATAGGACGGTGTATTAAAGGGTTGTACGAGAGAGCTTGATAATCCTGGCCCAGCTTGTCTGTTTGGCATTTGAATTGAAAGGCCATTGGTTGGCCTAGTTATTAGAGAACTCCAAGTGATCAAAATTAATCCAGAAACTCCACTGTGGTGCCCATCGTAGCTGATGTGtcgtttcaggacattaaaacaacaaaaaagttcgCCTCACAGTGAAAAGATAATTGGAAAACAAAGCTTGAATTACTGGAAAGGAACTCTATGCTGCAAATTTGGTAATGTGCGCGCTACCATAAAAAACTAATGTCGGCGAGAGATCAGTGTGGGTCCTTTAGTGTTTTTATGCTATCAAAAATGTGCTGCAATAAAATATGGAGCAATATCTATAGCTTCTCATGAGGTATTGTTATGTCCATGGGTGTTTACTGGTAGCTTGTGATCAACACCATCACTGTTAGCATGTATTTAATTGTACTGTGATTGCTTTTGTCAGTGCAAGTAGTAATGCTTGCATTGTGTGGGAtcttttaaacacaggactcTTGGCGAGAAGCTCTCCGCTTCAAGGCAAAATATGAGCGGAGAAAAATCCGTATCCAGCAGAATGATGGGGCAGATTCTACACCGTCAAAAAAAACGATGAAAGATGGGAAAGTGGCCACGGTTGGCGGAAATGCCCTGCAGCGTGTTTCGAGGCCGTCTGTGGTATGCATTTGGATTTCATGTAGTCCTtgtgctgaagacagcctggtgTGCAGTGTGAAGTAGGctccttttgcttgcaggcaactgCACCAGACGGGGAGGATGAAGACAGTATTGCTGGCCACATCGAAGGAATGAAGTCGGCAGTACAAAAAGCTCGGCCAGACATGGCTTACATAATAGATTGTATGCGCCGAACATTTCCGACCCGAAGGAAGTGGATTGGATCCGAGGATCCATCAGTGGAAGTGGCAATAGAGAAATTTCCAGCATTGGCCATGAGCTCAATCGTAAGTTCAGTAACTAGACCATCAGTTAGCGaagcaaggaaaaaaattttctttttcttttcctcttttgtctttctttcttttaatcctTTCCTTTCTTGATTTCAGTTGCGGTGCCTGCACTTTGCATTCCATCttagtggaggcgaaatacaaaagtgtggatatgctgtgtgacgtcactgcatgtTTAAGGACCTCAGATGGTCTAAAttgtctggagcctttcactacggcgtcccttatggcCTGAATcgtcttgggacgttaaacccgctaaAGCAATTAGGCGGAAGTGGTCTATATGTGCAGAAAATTCAGctcaaatttatttctctttgcCTCAGTGGAGACCTGATTGAATGGCTCGCACTGTTTGAATTTCAGAATACACCTAGGGTTGGTTCAGTGCAGCATGCCCTGATTCCACATTctggtctttttgtttttgtttctcgaCTTCTGCTGTTTAGTCGTTTATTTATTGCACGGTTCTTGGTATGTGCTTCAAGTTGGTACTACCGGTGTTTGCTGGTGACAGCTGTTACATGGtggacactgaagggaaatatCGAACTAAGCAAGACAGTCAGGATATTCGTCAGGGACCGTACTTATACTTTCGATGCACTGAATAGTACCTGCATTGCAGAGAAAATCCACACAATGAGAGTCCAAAGATCATTCCACATTTAAGCGGAGAtgccacaggaaaaaaaaaacaattttaaatggtCCACCCAGAGCAGTGAAATTTTGTGTGCTTAATActgcttttctgctcttttcaggACACTAATTAGTTCTCTTGTAGTGCGCACTTTTGCTCAGTGTTGCTAAcaggcctcaaaaaacaatttgtgtAGGTTTCATCTTACTTGAACCTGGTTATAACTAGAAAAAACAGTTCTTCATTACTGTTATTTTATGCTCGTATTCTCCATTTGTAGGCCCAGCTGGAGTTTGAGCTGATCACAAGCGTGCCAGTGTTGGAACGGCTTGAAGAGGCCCTTCagcgcacaaaagaaaaaattgtgcaTGCAGCTAGAAAGAAGCGTCACCTGGAAGGCTTCCTTGAAGACTTCGATGCCCGCATGGATGGCACTTCGGAAGATGCAGTATATGGTACACATATTATACTGTATATTGTCGGCATATATATAGCTTATCGTATCCACTTGTGTAGGGGCTCTACTCTTGTAGACTGACAGACTGAGGATAGTACATGAAAGTGGAATATTCCCACAGTTTTTTCGGCCACAGTGGAACTCAGTTCATGCATCACCCATTTCTGTGACGGCCACAGATAAATACTTTCCCTATTTTGAGTGCATCGGTAAGGCCCAGGCATGTGTAGCAATGAGCAATGTAAGCTTTCCAGTCGCGCTTTTGTTCCTTGCAAAGTGCATTGGAAAGAATATGTCATTAAGAGTGATATAGCCTAGAGTACTATGAATGTTGCACTATGGTTTGAATGTCCGAGCTAGGAAATGCTACCAAAGTCATTTAAATGCTTACTGCTCATAGAAAACCTGTGCTGAAGTTTGTTGTGTCGACCACTACATTGCAATACGCAGCTTAGCAGTGCTCATAGTGCTTCCTACCTGCCCTTATTGCATGAGCTTCCACTCATTGTGAAGGCCACACTAGGCGAGCATCACTAATTTGGTCTGCAGGgactgccttctgtggctatgCTGAGCAGGAAAGGGAAAGACGGGTCTTTGTTTAGTGAAGGCTGGAGAACTGAGGAGCAAGTGTCATTCTGCAGCAGAATAAAGTCCCGAAGAGAACGGGGACTAGGGGGATCAGCTCTCATAATAAATccccccgccctttttttttaTGAGCCACGCAAACAATTCTTAGATATGGCTGAACCAGGCCCTAGCTCTCTCTCGCTCACCTCATCAACTGCGCACTTTAAGCGGGATTCACTCGAGAGAGGATTCTACCCCTATCGAGCGGGGAGGTGTGTACACATCACCAGAACTTGACGTCCTTGGGCGCCAGCCCAGGGGTGCCTGGCCTCTGGGATATGGGTCCTTTTGCTTGGCCAGCACAAAAGCTTCCTCGGTTGGAGGGGGTAAGCGGTCATTTTGTTGTAGTTTTGGGCCATAATATTATTATAAGAGAATTTTGTTTCTACAGGTCTGGGAATATTCACTACAAGCACAGGAGCTGCTTTCTTGTGCTTTGGCACACTCTAATATAGTCAAGCAAGCTATTGACAGCTTGTCTCGAATCTGCTCTTTTGAGGTCACGTAATCACGCATTTAAGTTTTAACAAGCTAGTTGAAACGGTTGTTGTTAGCTGGGTTCCCCTGTGCGGTTATCACTTCATGCTGAGgcagttttctaaaaaaaagaaatggtgcatattgtggaagcaatgcaaagaggaaaaaacgatGCAGCTAAACTCGAAATACCATATGCACATAAGGttgctcatgaaaaagaaaatagctgACAGACATGGTATACAAgttgtgtttgctgctgctcAAAAGCTCGCCCAAATTTtgttgcacattttgtgctatggaagaaaaaaagggccaaaaagtttgtgccatgttgcagcagggttgtttatgaaattctgttgacctgtggGAAGGCCCATGTAGGCTAACGAGGCAcctacgtttgtggtcgttaaCATGTACAGAAGCAAATTTATTACAGCATTGTGGCCACGGATGCATGTGGTAAAGATTTAGCACCAGAAATTTGTTGGAAGCTtatgcataaaaaaaaggaaatgcactagCGAAGTATCTGTACAGCTCTTAAAAGCCAAATTGTGGATCTTGAAATTGTATGCATGAATGCATACTGTTTACAGCTGTTCATTCTGcatgtgtgttgtttttttatatttcctcACCTGAAAAACAAATTGCATAAAGCAGATAAAGTGGGCAATGTGTGATGCCTGTTTGTCTTGCGCTGGCGCTTTACTACTACTTGAAACTATGAACCATCTTGCCTGACAGCAAGCTCCGCTACTACTTTACATTCTGCCTGAACTATTGTTCTTGGCTTATGTCTAGTTAACCCCAAATTGGCAGCTATCACTTCAAGAATGTGTTTGATATACAGGGCTATTGCTTAATTTGTTATGCCTTCTAGTCTGAAATGTAGCAGTGCATTGCTTGGGTAGTTAGTGTGGTGCACCTTTTATTTTAGTTATCTCCAGTGCAGCCATTCTGGGATGACAACGCACTTTCGTTGATGCCTCTTGAAGGCACTAATATAGTCTGCATGCAGTAAAAAGTTGGCTGGAGCAGGACCTTGGGACTGAAGCATATTGTAACAAGCAATAAAGAtcagaatttatttttcatttaattttggtGCTCTTTTTATGTCTCCATGTTTCATGTCACTGTATTTAAAATTCATTCGCCACACTTTCAGAGACAACAGTCACGGCAGCAGTATGCCTGTTGCCAAGCATGGTGAAGGAAAGAGTGGAGACTTTCGTCCGCCCATTTGTAAGTTTTTAAAACCGCATGTGTGAGCAGCGATGTTTTTTGGGATGCTGGGGGCATgcagttcttttttctccttgagaATGCATTTGACATTACTTTTGTTTCTTAACAAGTTAAACAAATATACTGTGTCAGactgaagaaaacaaatacaCAGTATTTGATATAACAACATAGCTTTGGATACTAGCCTTCATATTCTTGTTACATGGACATTTTCAGAGGCTATGTAGTCCAGAGGCTTAGAAATTCTCAGTTGCTATCGAACTCGAATCAGGTGTGCTGCTACAGTAAACTCTATCACCATTGAAGGATTCCATCTCGCACTGAGGCATAGTGGCGTCACTATCGCAGCCAGTCATTGTTCAGGCATCCAAGCAATTGACTTATAAATGACCTGCAGAGCAGCTGACTTGGTTTGAATGCAACATTTTTGCTTAGGTGGCCTATTTAGCTAATTAGCTCTAGTAAGCCACCTTTTAATATGTATTAAGCATTGTGGAGGGACAAGCTTGCAAATGCTTCCTTTACATGCAAGGCTGGAGGTGTCTGAACTTGAGATTTCTCGAATGATTTGCAAAACACTCTTTTCTAAAACTTGCATGTGCATTTGTTTTTTTACAGGATCCTGCAGCTGTGCACTATATACCAACTGTAGTGCACAAAGGAGGCATTCTCAcaacgacagatttttctgtttgCCTTGAAAAGATTTGCATCAAGGAGACAAGCCTGCTGGCGGCAGTTGCAACCCAGATGGCCTTGTACTGGGCATTTAATATAGTTTTCGATAAAAAAGCACAGCGGTCATTTGACTTGCTGTGCAGGCTCATCAATGTTGACAGTGGCCTACGGCCAACTCCACTTGTGCGTTTGGCACAAACTGTTTTgggaaagtgagtgagtgaaaaccccgccgagtatcctaagggccgttttgctgactctgccctgtgtatagtttttgcacgtttctttcgaatctgttagtatgttgagtgggcgaccggttctgtaggcttctgctgccgccagcgcgacggcaatttcctcggcctccgctgcgcccgcgacttttgctgcggcgctcgttagcattcttcctttgctgtctacgactaccag
The genomic region above belongs to Amblyomma americanum isolate KBUSLIRL-KWMA chromosome 9, ASM5285725v1, whole genome shotgun sequence and contains:
- the LOC144103433 gene encoding uncharacterized protein LOC144103433, which gives rise to MTSKCLVTFRERNFVLPFDGTLTRRGLVERVGDHELFRGIDVATLIFTMFEEDFNVFVDIPEDFEIRDRAKLKVSEDCQVRIADVLDEPQQAEQSRVTATYSLTYSLPAVPNDIKFSIERHQSGQYFRARSRVVQWLYHDLCLYTMYPGKLYNEAAQALVSRYPNLADSSGTGYDSWREALRFKAKYERRKIRIQQNDGADSTPSKKTMKDGKVATVGGNALQRVSRPSVATAPDGEDEDSIAGHIEGMKSAVQKARPDMAYIIDCMRRTFPTRRKWIGSEDPSVEVAIEKFPALAMSSIAQLEFELITSVPVLERLEEALQRTKEKIVHAARKKRHLEGFLEDFDARMDGTSEDAVYGTAFCGYAEQERERRVFV